From Chryseobacterium joostei, the proteins below share one genomic window:
- a CDS encoding efflux RND transporter periplasmic adaptor subunit, whose protein sequence is MKNILYTAAILSLMMIPASCSKKKTAPKQEMKPMMMNNMETVSIKKSNPKVELKLPGELVPDQETALFAKVQSYVKKINVDIGTYVSAGQVLMVLEAPEIQSQAANAKAKWQAQEAIYASTKASYERMYRANETKGAIAKDALDQINARKLSDAAKVSAAKSAYHELQDINRYLVIRAPFSGVITERNVDLGAYVGPMSGTPLMVIQNTSKLRLSLSVSEASVPYLNVGDTISFRVNAIPEKSFKARISRKSGSLDLKLRSEKIEADFVNHSKELKPFMIAESMIPLQNTEATFFIPRSAVVESNMGIYIIKKENGKAKFIPVKKGRIMNDTIEVFGELSEGDQIIKKGNEEILEGSLIK, encoded by the coding sequence ATGAAAAATATATTATATACAGCTGCTATCCTGAGTCTTATGATGATCCCGGCATCTTGCAGCAAAAAAAAAACAGCTCCCAAACAAGAAATGAAGCCCATGATGATGAACAACATGGAAACGGTAAGCATTAAAAAAAGTAATCCAAAAGTTGAGCTTAAACTTCCCGGAGAACTGGTTCCTGATCAGGAAACGGCATTATTTGCTAAAGTACAGAGCTACGTAAAGAAGATCAATGTAGATATCGGAACCTACGTAAGTGCCGGGCAAGTTCTGATGGTTTTGGAAGCTCCGGAAATACAATCTCAGGCCGCTAATGCTAAGGCCAAATGGCAGGCACAGGAAGCAATATACGCCTCAACAAAAGCAAGTTATGAAAGAATGTATAGGGCCAATGAGACCAAGGGCGCCATTGCAAAAGATGCACTGGACCAGATTAATGCCCGAAAGCTTTCCGATGCGGCAAAGGTTAGTGCAGCAAAATCGGCCTATCACGAACTTCAGGATATCAATCGTTATCTGGTGATCCGCGCCCCTTTTAGTGGAGTAATTACAGAACGAAATGTAGATTTGGGAGCCTATGTAGGACCTATGAGCGGAACTCCGCTCATGGTTATTCAGAATACCTCAAAATTGCGACTGAGTTTATCTGTTTCTGAGGCCAGTGTTCCTTACCTCAATGTGGGGGATACCATTTCATTCAGGGTAAATGCTATTCCTGAAAAAAGCTTTAAAGCCAGGATCTCCAGAAAATCGGGTTCATTGGATCTTAAACTTCGTTCTGAGAAGATAGAGGCTGATTTCGTAAATCATTCTAAGGAATTAAAGCCATTTATGATTGCAGAGTCCATGATTCCTTTACAAAATACCGAAGCAACATTTTTCATTCCAAGATCTGCTGTTGTAGAAAGCAATATGGGAATTTATATCATCAAGAAAGAAAATGGAAAAGCAAAATTCATCCCTGTCAAAAAGGGAAGAATCATGAATGATACTATCGAGGTGTTTGGAGAACTGTCAGAAGGAGATCAGATCATCAAAAAAGGAAACGAAGAAATTTTAGAAGGAAGTTTAATTAAATAA
- a CDS encoding NifU family protein: METNITHEDTVTRVMEALESIRPFLNKDGGDIELIDVKDNQVFVKLLGNCSGCSLNFSTLKLGVENTIKQHAPEIEKVINVE; the protein is encoded by the coding sequence ATGGAAACAAACATAACGCACGAAGATACAGTAACAAGAGTAATGGAGGCTTTAGAAAGCATCAGACCGTTTTTGAATAAAGATGGAGGTGATATAGAGCTTATTGACGTGAAAGATAATCAGGTTTTTGTAAAACTTCTGGGTAACTGTTCCGGATGCTCGTTAAATTTTTCAACCCTAAAGCTAGGTGTGGAAAACACAATTAAACAACATGCACCGGAAATTGAAAAGGTAATCAACGTAGAATAA
- a CDS encoding Mrp/NBP35 family ATP-binding protein, whose protein sequence is MLTKEKVQDFLKEIEVDDLVNNLQIMGNDVYIDMTAHSPAMHEKKKLEAAMKQAFASEFGEDINLKLKIASPEPSEIQQSQIKGKQIPGIQNIIAIASGKGGVGKSTVSANMAVTLAKMGFKVGLLDADIYGPSVPTMFDTEGEKPISVEVNGKSMMKPIENYGVKMLSIGYFSGANQAVVWRGPMASKALNQMIRDAAWGELDFLLIDLPPGTGDIHLSIIQEVPVTGAVIVSTPQHVALADVRKGIAMFQMESINIPVLGLIENMAYFTPEELPENKYYIFGNQGAQYLAEDLGIPVLGEIPLIQSIREAGDVGRPAALQEGSKISEIYTETARKMVESLVERNKSLPPTEAVKISTMAGCSPKAK, encoded by the coding sequence ATGTTGACGAAAGAAAAGGTTCAAGATTTCCTTAAAGAAATAGAAGTAGACGATTTGGTGAATAATCTTCAGATAATGGGTAATGATGTTTATATTGACATGACTGCTCATTCGCCGGCAATGCACGAAAAGAAAAAGCTGGAGGCTGCAATGAAACAGGCTTTTGCCAGTGAGTTTGGAGAGGACATTAACTTAAAACTTAAAATAGCTTCCCCGGAACCTAGTGAAATTCAGCAAAGTCAGATCAAGGGTAAACAAATTCCCGGGATTCAAAATATTATCGCTATTGCTTCCGGTAAAGGAGGAGTAGGGAAGTCTACTGTTTCTGCAAATATGGCAGTAACATTGGCTAAAATGGGCTTTAAAGTAGGATTATTGGATGCTGATATCTACGGTCCTTCAGTTCCTACCATGTTTGATACAGAGGGAGAAAAACCTATTTCTGTAGAAGTAAATGGAAAGAGCATGATGAAGCCTATTGAAAATTATGGTGTGAAAATGCTTTCAATAGGATATTTTTCCGGAGCAAACCAGGCAGTAGTTTGGAGAGGTCCAATGGCTTCAAAAGCATTGAATCAAATGATCAGAGATGCTGCATGGGGTGAATTGGATTTCCTATTAATAGATCTTCCTCCGGGTACAGGTGATATTCACTTGTCAATCATTCAGGAGGTACCTGTAACAGGTGCGGTGATCGTAAGTACACCTCAGCATGTTGCTTTGGCAGACGTAAGAAAAGGGATTGCAATGTTCCAGATGGAAAGTATTAATATTCCGGTTCTTGGTTTAATCGAAAATATGGCGTATTTTACACCGGAAGAACTTCCTGAGAATAAATATTATATCTTTGGAAACCAGGGAGCACAATATCTTGCAGAAGATCTTGGAATTCCGGTATTGGGAGAAATTCCTTTGATCCAAAGTATCAGAGAAGCGGGAGATGTAGGAAGACCTGCAGCGCTTCAGGAAGGTTCTAAAATTTCAGAAATCTACACTGAAACTGCAAGAAAGATGGTAGAAAGCCTGGTAGAAAGAAATAAAAGTCTTCCGCCAACTGAAGCCGTGAAGATCTCTACAATGGCAGGATGCTCACCAAAGGCAAAATAA
- a CDS encoding outer membrane beta-barrel family protein, whose product MKRTLLSAMILLPIALFSQTMTGKITQAGSTVSYVEVIAVKDQKKQTAISDDKGNYALKLFENGNYNIKLIQDGTEVSSMDIVVNGDIKQDFLIERKNEKQIEGVTLTARKKLIERKADRLVFNVSNSVASQGMDGADALATTPLVKVDDNAGVSIAGKSGVSVMINERILNLSSSELVTYLKSLRSENIEKIEVITTPPAKYEAQGNSGLINIVLKKNQKLGWSGSLTTSLQQQTYTAFSNSATINYQNEKLRSSLKLRQNKYEKHSFENYWIEGTEGLKSHDDRRDFGDGLGANLSIDYQLGKKSNVGFIYDYGFGHSNMDIENTSDYFQNKIYTSTLSTDAEHRGKTIQHTVSAYYDLKFGKQDNKLSITGNYFSNNPKSIIDFTTTENSGNSFVVKSPSMVDYKIYSGQADLTLPYQFAKTEVGVKFTNFDNNSSIFYQNLDNGSYITDPLKSNEFEYNEKNYAAYISIEKSFNEKWSAKAGLRYEYSTVNGNSLTSGQQTENSYGKFFPTAYVAYKSDENNTFNLNYSKRINRPGFRAINPYRWYININSYFTGNPLLKPSINHNFEFSHVYKGKLSTSVYFQRTLDAFGQVANLSGESRTSTFFNFYNQNNIGVTLNYSDTFLKFWEANYSADVSYMSTEIFATDALSKKGYGYDFNFQNNLSLNKNKTIQLILNYWFRLPSNSGNVYMDFAGNFTSGLKISLMEKKLQINATVSDIFKQARSIGEIYYSTGTHSYNNYYDARRFTLSATYTFGNKKVKGAGRNVDFDEKYRAN is encoded by the coding sequence ATGAAGAGAACATTACTTTCAGCGATGATATTGTTGCCAATAGCCTTATTTTCTCAGACGATGACCGGAAAAATTACTCAGGCTGGAAGTACAGTTTCCTATGTTGAGGTGATAGCTGTTAAGGATCAGAAAAAGCAGACTGCCATTTCAGATGATAAAGGAAATTATGCGCTGAAACTTTTTGAAAACGGGAATTACAATATAAAATTAATACAGGATGGCACGGAAGTATCCAGTATGGATATTGTTGTAAATGGTGATATAAAGCAGGATTTTTTAATCGAAAGAAAAAACGAAAAACAGATTGAAGGCGTTACCCTTACCGCCAGAAAAAAACTGATCGAGAGAAAAGCAGACAGGCTGGTTTTTAATGTAAGCAATTCCGTGGCGTCACAAGGAATGGATGGAGCAGACGCCCTTGCAACAACACCCTTGGTAAAGGTGGATGATAATGCAGGAGTCTCAATTGCCGGAAAAAGTGGAGTATCAGTAATGATTAACGAAAGAATCCTGAATCTCTCATCCTCCGAACTTGTTACGTATCTTAAAAGCCTCAGGTCAGAAAATATAGAAAAAATAGAAGTCATTACCACTCCTCCGGCCAAGTATGAAGCGCAAGGGAACAGTGGACTTATCAATATTGTTCTCAAGAAAAATCAAAAGCTGGGATGGAGCGGAAGTTTGACAACAAGTCTTCAACAGCAGACCTATACCGCATTTTCAAACAGTGCAACGATCAATTATCAGAACGAAAAGCTTCGTTCTTCCCTAAAATTAAGGCAAAACAAATACGAAAAACATTCCTTTGAAAACTATTGGATAGAGGGAACGGAGGGACTTAAAAGTCATGATGACCGAAGAGATTTTGGAGATGGGCTTGGAGCTAATCTAAGTATTGATTATCAGTTGGGGAAAAAATCAAACGTCGGATTTATTTATGACTACGGATTTGGACATTCCAATATGGATATTGAGAATACCTCAGATTATTTTCAGAATAAAATCTATACCAGTACTTTATCTACCGATGCGGAACACAGAGGAAAAACTATTCAGCATACCGTAAGTGCATATTACGATCTTAAATTTGGAAAACAGGATAATAAACTAAGCATCACAGGGAATTATTTTTCCAACAACCCTAAGAGCATCATTGATTTTACCACAACAGAAAACTCTGGGAATAGTTTTGTGGTAAAGTCCCCATCCATGGTGGATTATAAAATATATTCAGGGCAGGCAGATCTTACGCTGCCTTATCAGTTTGCAAAGACAGAAGTAGGAGTGAAGTTCACTAATTTTGATAATAATTCAAGTATTTTCTACCAAAATCTGGATAATGGAAGTTATATTACAGACCCTTTAAAGAGTAATGAGTTTGAATATAATGAGAAAAACTATGCTGCCTACATAAGCATTGAAAAATCATTCAACGAAAAATGGTCCGCAAAGGCCGGACTTCGCTATGAATATTCTACAGTCAATGGAAACTCTCTAACATCCGGACAGCAGACAGAAAACTCCTATGGAAAATTCTTTCCAACTGCTTATGTAGCCTATAAAAGTGACGAAAATAATACATTCAACCTGAACTATTCCAAAAGGATCAACAGACCGGGGTTTCGGGCAATCAATCCATATCGCTGGTATATCAATATTAATTCTTACTTCACCGGAAATCCTTTGTTGAAGCCATCCATCAATCATAATTTTGAATTTTCACATGTTTATAAGGGAAAATTATCTACTTCTGTCTATTTCCAGAGAACACTGGATGCATTTGGTCAGGTAGCAAACCTGTCCGGAGAGAGTAGAACCAGTACATTTTTCAATTTTTATAACCAAAATAATATCGGGGTTACCCTGAATTATTCCGATACATTCCTGAAATTTTGGGAAGCGAACTACTCTGCAGATGTGTCCTATATGAGTACGGAGATTTTTGCAACCGATGCCTTATCTAAAAAAGGATATGGCTATGATTTTAATTTTCAGAATAACCTTTCCCTGAATAAAAACAAAACCATTCAGTTGATTCTTAACTATTGGTTCCGTTTGCCATCTAATTCCGGAAATGTTTATATGGATTTTGCAGGAAACTTTACATCTGGTCTTAAAATAAGCCTTATGGAAAAAAAGCTCCAGATTAATGCAACAGTGTCTGATATTTTCAAGCAAGCAAGAAGTATCGGGGAAATTTATTATTCCACAGGAACTCATTCCTACAACAATTATTATGATGCCAGAAGATTTACGCTATCTGCAACCTATACTTTTGGAAATAAAAAAGTGAAAGGTGCCGGCAGAAATGTAGACTTTGATGAAAAATACAGGGCGAATTGA